In Pseudomonas fluorescens, the following are encoded in one genomic region:
- a CDS encoding amino acid ABC transporter permease: MQNSIGAPKQRLSLSDPRVRAWVFQIITIIAVVSLGWYLFDNTQTNLQHRGITSGFDFLERSAGFGIAQHLIDYTEADTYARVFVIGLLNTLLVTFIGVILATILGFIVGVSRLSKNWIIAKVATVYVEVFRNIPPLLQILFWYFAVFLTMPGPRNSHNFGDTFFVSSRGLNMPAALMADGFWPFVTSVVVAIVAIVLMSRWATKRFEATGVPFHKFWVGLAMFLVIPALCALIFGAPVHWEMPELKGFNFVGGWVLIPELLALTLALTVYTAAFIAEIVRSGIKSVSHGQTEAAHSLGLRNGPTLRKVIIPQALRVIIPPLTSQYLNLAKNSSLAAGIGYPEMVSLFAGTVLNQTGQAIEVIAITMSVYLAISISISLLMNWYNKRIALIER; the protein is encoded by the coding sequence ATGCAAAATTCAATCGGCGCACCAAAGCAGAGGCTCAGCCTCAGCGATCCACGCGTGCGTGCTTGGGTATTCCAGATCATCACGATTATCGCGGTGGTCTCGCTGGGCTGGTATCTGTTCGATAACACCCAGACCAACCTGCAACACCGGGGCATTACCTCCGGTTTCGACTTTCTGGAGCGCAGTGCCGGTTTCGGCATCGCTCAACACCTGATCGACTACACCGAAGCGGACACATACGCTCGGGTGTTTGTCATCGGCCTGCTCAACACCCTGTTGGTGACCTTCATCGGCGTGATCCTGGCGACGATCCTGGGGTTCATCGTCGGCGTGTCACGGCTGTCGAAGAACTGGATCATCGCCAAGGTAGCGACGGTGTATGTGGAAGTCTTCCGCAACATTCCGCCGCTGCTGCAGATCCTGTTCTGGTACTTCGCGGTGTTCCTGACGATGCCGGGGCCGCGTAACAGTCATAACTTTGGCGACACCTTCTTTGTCAGCAGCCGTGGCCTGAACATGCCGGCGGCGTTGATGGCGGACGGTTTCTGGCCGTTTGTGACCAGCGTTGTCGTCGCCATCGTCGCCATCGTGCTGATGAGCCGCTGGGCGACCAAGCGCTTCGAAGCCACCGGTGTGCCGTTCCACAAGTTCTGGGTTGGCCTGGCGATGTTCCTGGTGATCCCTGCGCTGTGCGCGCTGATTTTCGGTGCACCGGTGCACTGGGAAATGCCGGAACTCAAGGGCTTCAACTTCGTCGGTGGCTGGGTGTTGATCCCGGAACTGCTGGCGCTGACCCTGGCCCTGACGGTGTACACCGCGGCATTCATTGCCGAGATCGTGCGTTCGGGCATCAAGTCGGTCAGCCATGGCCAGACCGAAGCGGCGCATTCCCTCGGCCTGCGCAACGGTCCGACCCTGCGCAAGGTGATCATTCCGCAAGCCCTGCGCGTGATCATTCCACCGCTAACCAGCCAATACCTGAACCTGGCGAAAAACTCCTCGCTGGCGGCCGGTATCGGTTATCCGGAAATGGTCTCGCTGTTCGCCGGGACCGTGCTCAACCAGACCGGCCAGGCGATCGAGGTGATTGCGATCACCATGAGCGTGTACCTGGCGATCAGTATCAGCATTTCCCTGCTGATGAACTGGTACAACAAGCGCATTGCGCTGATCGAGCGGTAA
- a CDS encoding amino acid ABC transporter substrate-binding protein, which produces MKMLKSTLAIVTAAAVLGVSGFAQAGATLDAVMKKGFVQCGVSDGLPGFSVPDSTGKIVGIDADYCRAVAAAVFGDATKVKFSQLNAKERFTALQSGEIDILSRNTTMTSSRDAGMGLKFPGFITYYDGIGFLVNNKLGVKSAKELDGATICIQAGTTTELNVSDYFRGNGLKYTPITFDTSDESAKSLESGRCDVLTSDKSQLFAQRSKLASPKDYVVLPETISKEPLGPVVRNGDDEWLAIVRWTGYAMLNAEEAGITSKNVEAEAKGTKNPDVARLLGTDGEYGKDLKVKKDWVVQIIKQVGNYGEVFEKNLGKSTPLEIDRGLNALWNAGGIQYAPPVR; this is translated from the coding sequence ATGAAGATGTTGAAATCCACCCTGGCTATCGTGACTGCAGCCGCAGTACTCGGTGTCAGCGGGTTTGCCCAGGCGGGCGCAACCCTGGATGCAGTGATGAAGAAAGGTTTCGTGCAGTGTGGCGTCAGCGATGGTCTGCCAGGCTTCTCGGTTCCGGATTCCACCGGCAAGATCGTCGGTATCGACGCTGACTACTGCCGTGCAGTAGCGGCGGCTGTCTTCGGCGACGCGACCAAGGTCAAGTTCAGCCAGTTGAACGCCAAGGAGCGCTTCACCGCGCTGCAATCCGGCGAAATCGACATTCTGTCGCGCAACACCACCATGACCAGCTCCCGTGATGCGGGCATGGGCCTGAAATTCCCGGGCTTCATTACCTACTACGACGGCATCGGCTTCCTGGTAAACAACAAGCTGGGCGTCAAGAGCGCCAAGGAACTGGACGGTGCAACCATCTGCATCCAGGCCGGTACCACTACCGAACTGAACGTTTCCGACTACTTCCGCGGCAACGGCCTGAAATACACCCCGATCACCTTCGACACCTCCGACGAAAGCGCCAAGTCGCTGGAATCCGGTCGTTGCGACGTACTGACCTCGGACAAATCCCAGCTGTTCGCCCAGCGCAGCAAGCTGGCTTCGCCGAAAGACTACGTGGTTCTGCCGGAAACCATTTCCAAGGAACCTCTGGGCCCGGTCGTGCGTAATGGCGACGACGAGTGGCTGGCCATCGTGCGCTGGACTGGCTACGCCATGCTCAACGCTGAAGAAGCCGGCATCACTTCGAAGAACGTCGAAGCCGAAGCCAAGGGCACCAAGAACCCTGACGTTGCCCGTCTGCTCGGCACCGACGGTGAATACGGCAAAGACCTGAAAGTGAAGAAAGACTGGGTCGTGCAGATCATCAAGCAAGTCGGCAACTACGGCGAAGTGTTCGAGAAAAACCTCGGCAAGAGCACTCCGCTGGAAATCGACCGCGGGCTGAACGCTCTGTGGAACGCTGGCGGCATTCAATACGCACCACCAGTGCGCTGA